CCTGCTGCTCCCGGAGCATAAGGGCAACCGCCAAGGCCGCCGATGCTGGCGTCGAAGGTTGTAATGCCGTAATCCAGACTGGTCACGATATTGGCCAGTGCGGTGCCACGGGTATCATGAAAGTGCATCGCGAGTTTTGAAGCCTGCTTCGGAGTGAGCTTTAAAAGATTCTCGACGTGTCTTGGTGTCGCCACTCCAATAGTATCGCCCACGGAAACTTCGTAAACACCCAAGTCCAAGAGTTTATGGATCATCTTAACGGTTTTTTGGGGCGAAATTTTTCCCTCGTAAGGACAAGCAAAAGCGGTGCTTAAGTAACCGCGAACTTTAATTCGGTTCTGCTGGGCCAACTTCATCACTTCTTTAAAGCGAGTTAGAGATTCAGCAACGGAAACATTGGTATTTTTTTGGGAAAATGTCTCTGAGACGGCCCCGAAGATGGCGACTTCTTTGACTCCTGACTCGATTGCGCTCGTCAGCCCACGAACATTCGGTACCAGGGCGCTCCATTGCACTTTTTTAGAAATACGTCCCGCTTTTTGAGCCCTGAGGAGTTTCGAGATCAGAGACGCTGAGCCTTGCATTTGAGGTATCCAGTGAGGAGAAACAAAAGCA
This sequence is a window from Bdellovibrionales bacterium. Protein-coding genes within it:
- a CDS encoding hydroxymethylglutaryl-CoA lyase; the encoded protein is IRIVEVGMRDGLQNEAVFLTEEQRITFAKKLAGAGLVHIEAGAFVSPHWIPQMQGSASLISKLLRAQKAGRISKKVQWSALVPNVRGLTSAIESGVKEVAIFGAVSETFSQKNTNVSVAESLTRFKEVMKLAQQNRIKVRGYLSTAFACPYEGKISPQKTVKMIHKLLDLGVYEVSVGDTIGVATPRHVENLLKLTPKQASKLAMHFHDTRGTALANIVTSLDYGITTFDASIGGLGGCPYAPGAAGNVATEDVVYMLEGMGYKTGVNLDQLIKTTRWMAQQLGRPLPSKVGLAGRGNLI